DNA from Evansella sp. LMS18:
TACAACTGATTTAGACCGCATCGCAGACTATATCGCTTTTTTACAAAACGGAGAATTAATTTTTAACCAGTCTATTGACGATGTGGCAAATAACTATGCGCTCGTTAAAGGTGAACTTGGTCTGCTGGACAGAGACACGGAAAAGGCCTTCGTTGATATTCACCGTGCGCCCACAGGATTTGAAGCTTTGACGGATAATGTGAAAGCTGTGAAGAAAACTTTTGGTGAATCGGTTGTAATTGAAAGAGCCTCGCTGGAAGATATTATGTATTACATGAAAGGGAGGGAAAGCTATGTTTAATTTGATCAGACGGGATGTTATTCTGCAAAAAAGACTGCTGTTAACCTTTATTCCTTTTATTTTGTTTTTTATTATCATGGACTCGCATCCGGTTCTTGTTTTTCTCGTTGCCAGTATTTTTATACCCTTTAATGCTTACGCTTATGATGAAAAAACAGAGGTTAATATTTTGCTGAATTCGTTGCCGTACACACGTAGAGAGATTATTGCTGCACGCTATCTCGGGGCGATCATTTATTCACTGGCATCAATCGGAGTGGCTTGTGCAGCCTTATTAGCGTTTAGTAAACCATTTGCACTATCGGATATAGCGATTGGAGGAGGCTTATTCTTTTTATTTGCAGCCCTTACTTTCCCGCTGTTTTATATATTAAAACAAGGCTATATTTTTTCGGCTGTACTTATAAGCTTCCTTGTTTTAGCCGCCATAGGGCCTCAAATCGTCTTGTATATGTCCGGTCATTTGCCAGCTATAACTGATTTTCTTATGAATTTATCCACCACGGCGTTGTATACGGGAGGGGCAGTAATCATCGCGGTACTTTATGCAGTGTCCTGGGGAGTTACTACGTTTGTTTACCAGCGAAAAGCATTTTAATTGCTGCCCGGTTTGTTTCCTAAGATAAAAATTCAAAACAGGAATTTTTGGTAGTTCGATTTAGAGTACAAAGCTGGTCTTTGTACCTGAATTGAACTACTTTTTTTAATGACCCGTTAAAGCTGTTGATTATCCTCTATAAATAAATAATTAATGAAATTTTATGATAAAAAAATTAAGAGAATTATGAAAAATAT
Protein-coding regions in this window:
- a CDS encoding ABC-2 transporter permease; translation: MFNLIRRDVILQKRLLLTFIPFILFFIIMDSHPVLVFLVASIFIPFNAYAYDEKTEVNILLNSLPYTRREIIAARYLGAIIYSLASIGVACAALLAFSKPFALSDIAIGGGLFFLFAALTFPLFYILKQGYIFSAVLISFLVLAAIGPQIVLYMSGHLPAITDFLMNLSTTALYTGGAVIIAVLYAVSWGVTTFVYQRKAF